In the Bos mutus isolate GX-2022 chromosome 10, NWIPB_WYAK_1.1, whole genome shotgun sequence genome, CTAAATGAGgaaaatatgacataaaattgCTGATCAAGAAACAGCCAGGTGAAGAAAATTGTAGAGAGAATTAACTGAACAGTCACTTGGATCAGATGACATTTGTAATTTTTCCTAATTCTGAGAGTCTGATTCCATATGTAAACTCAGTGTATTCAAGCTGAATTCATTACACCTTCATAAATCATTTACTGGTTCCTAAGCTCgctgaccggagaaggcaatagcaccccactccactactcttgcctggaaaatcccgtggacggaggagcctggtgggctgcagtccatggggttgctaagagtcggacatgactgagagacttcactttcacttttcactttcatgcattgaagaaggaaatggcaacccactccagtgtgcttgcctggagaatcccagggaagcctggtgggctgccctctatggggtcgcacagagtcgaacacgactgaagcggcttcgaagcagcagcagcagcaagctcgcTGACTTTATAATTGGTCATTCAGAAAATTGTCTATTTTCCCTCCtagaaatgtttcttttgtttttatcttgctgtatattgccattgccttccactAGGTCCTCATCGCCTCATGCCCATATCTATTAACACTCCATAATTGTGGATAGGAAGAATctataattatacatttatttgcttCTGCAGATTATTTTTCTGCCTATGCTGAAATGATCTGTGATACTATAATGGTTTGTGATAACTTATAACACCATATAGACATAGTTACTATGTAAAGGAGAAACCAACCTCAAATTGTTCTTCTGCAGATGCTTTTATATAATTGTacctaagtaaataaaaaagaaaagtgtgagAAAGTTTAAGGAAAACAACTTTAGTAACTGTAGTGTTTAAAGCTGAAAATAATGATTATCTTTAGTTGTTTTTCACTGGaaaacctttctttttctgaaaatgttttttcctggcctgttaaatatttgtttatggcATGGTCCATTTATATGGGCTATCTCAGTGATTTCTACTGATTATTTGGTCATTAACGTGCTTCATCTATTCTTCCTTTACTTTATAATGTACACAGCATGTTTTACCTTTGTGTAATTGCTTTTTCAATTTGATTCATTTTCCTCTAAATTGCTTGTCACCTTGAATTAGGTCTGATTTCTTTATAGATGCCAGAAATACAGTTTAGAAGAGATTGAAGTTTTCAGTTCTACCTCCTTCAACCAGTATTATATAGGCAGTTTGACATCCATGACTTAACACCTAGTGGGACTTGGTACTGTCGGTGTTAGGAAACATTGTAGCTGTTAACCAGTAAAAGCTCAGTTAAAGCTGTCTAGCCCTACTTTCcatgtctgtctttttctttttccattttgaaaaattgaaggtttaattctttaaaatatgacatTGTATGGCTGTAATTAAGGGCATTCAACTTTTCATTTGCCCCCTTTACATCATTATTATCTCATCTATAATAATAGCTTCCTAacttatttctgtctctttaacTGGAAGATCTCAGACTAGTGACAGTGGATGTGTTTTCTTTGACATGAGTAttgtttgaaaatttttgaatTAGTTGCCAGCATTATAAAAACTCAGGATTTCCAATAAAGACTTCTCTAGATTTCAAGTCTTAAAATTTCTTCACCTAAAcctttaataatgtatttttatatttccctACCTTTGTATTTACATTCTCTCTGCTTGGAATTggctttgcttctcttttctccatggtGAGCCTCTATCTATTCTTTAACATATCGTGTTAAAACTCACCTGCTGAGAATACGGTAGGAACCTGAAACGTCTTGAAGTTGTCTGAAGAGTCTTCAATCACTATGTCAAGCGACacagatatttctctttcttcatatgATGAAGATCAGGGATCTAAACTTATCCGAAAAGCTAGAGAGGCACCATTTGTCCCCATTGGAATGGCAGGTTTTGCAGCAATTGTTGCATATGGATTATATAGATTGAAGAGCAGGGGACATACTAAAATGTCTGTTCACCTGATCCACATGCGTGTGGCAGCCCAAGGCTTTGTTGTGGGAGCAATGACTCTTGGTATGGGCTATTCCCTGTATCAAGAATTCTGGGGGAAACCTAAACCTTAGAAGAGGAGATGCTGTCTTGGTCGTCTTGGTGGTGCTTGCTTTAGTTAGACATCTCATATTGAGGTTATATGTTTATGCTGAAAATAAATTGTTTGGGTCAGACAAGAACATGGTAATTTGAAAATTGGCTTCCTTTCTTGCAGGCTTGATTTGCCTGGTGACCAA is a window encoding:
- the LOC102272623 gene encoding HIG1 domain family member 1A, mitochondrial, translated to MSSDTDISLSSYDEDQGSKLIRKAREAPFVPIGMAGFAAIVAYGLYRLKSRGHTKMSVHLIHMRVAAQGFVVGAMTLGMGYSLYQEFWGKPKP